A portion of the Stigmatella aurantiaca DW4/3-1 genome contains these proteins:
- a CDS encoding cytochrome P450, with the protein MHLLPGPGLPPALQIARYRFQPYEFLDGCASRYGDLFTVRFPILGPLVCASRPESIRRIFAASSEELRLGEANDIFRPLFGERSISVLDGPSHLKLRRLSVPLFQGEQSYAWTGMILEVASRRTRRWRPGQHLRLREEMEALTLEVILRALLGLEDPAQLRLASRHARTMVQWSASPLSALLMVPALRRDLGPLTPWKGYHRDLSTLAALVMDQAARRRRARDASGRRDLLSRLMQEGAGLSDEELKDLVLMLLFAGYETTATSLCWAFEALLSHPGERTWVERELAEVTGGGPLEAGHLEHLVRLDSAIKEVLRLYPVVPILGMARRAVRPFELQGVTFPAGTKLVPTSYLAQRRADVYPDPTHFRAARFLDSKPDPASWLPFGGGLRRCVGLPFALHELKAVLAHVLSQTRLRLTRTSPAHASLEGITVGPRGGTPVAVESVRA; encoded by the coding sequence ATGCATCTCCTCCCAGGGCCAGGCTTACCGCCCGCGCTTCAGATTGCGCGCTACCGCTTCCAGCCCTATGAGTTTCTCGACGGCTGTGCGAGCCGCTATGGAGATCTCTTCACCGTCCGTTTCCCTATCCTCGGACCGCTTGTCTGTGCGAGCCGTCCGGAAAGCATTCGCCGCATCTTCGCGGCCAGCTCCGAGGAATTGCGGCTCGGTGAGGCCAATGACATTTTCAGGCCCCTGTTTGGCGAGCGCTCCATCTCGGTGCTCGACGGCCCCAGCCACTTGAAGTTGCGCCGGCTCTCCGTGCCCCTGTTCCAGGGTGAGCAGTCCTATGCCTGGACCGGGATGATCCTGGAAGTGGCCTCCCGGAGGACCCGCCGCTGGCGGCCCGGCCAGCACCTGCGGCTGCGCGAGGAAATGGAAGCCCTGACGCTGGAGGTCATCCTCCGGGCCCTGCTGGGGTTGGAGGATCCTGCCCAGTTGAGGCTCGCGAGCCGCCATGCTCGGACCATGGTCCAATGGTCAGCGTCTCCTTTGAGTGCCTTGCTCATGGTGCCCGCGCTCCGGCGCGACCTGGGCCCGCTCACGCCCTGGAAGGGCTACCACCGGGATCTCTCCACGCTGGCGGCGCTGGTGATGGACCAGGCCGCGCGGCGGCGGCGCGCAAGAGATGCCTCCGGCCGGAGGGATCTGCTCTCGCGCCTCATGCAGGAGGGCGCGGGCCTGAGCGACGAGGAGCTGAAGGACCTGGTCCTCATGCTGCTGTTCGCCGGCTACGAGACGACGGCGACGTCCCTGTGCTGGGCCTTCGAGGCGCTCCTGTCCCACCCCGGGGAGCGCACCTGGGTGGAGCGGGAGCTGGCGGAAGTCACCGGCGGCGGGCCGCTCGAGGCCGGGCACCTGGAGCACCTCGTGCGGCTGGACTCCGCCATCAAGGAGGTGCTGCGCCTGTACCCGGTGGTGCCCATCCTCGGCATGGCCCGGCGCGCGGTGCGCCCGTTCGAGCTCCAGGGGGTGACGTTTCCGGCGGGCACCAAGCTCGTGCCCACGAGCTACCTGGCCCAGCGCCGGGCCGATGTCTACCCCGACCCCACGCACTTCCGGGCGGCGCGGTTTTTGGACAGCAAGCCGGATCCCGCCTCGTGGCTGCCTTTCGGGGGCGGGTTGCGGCGCTGCGTGGGGTTGCCCTTCGCGCTGCACGAGTTGAAGGCGGTGCTCGCCCACGTGCTCAGCCAGACACGGCTGCGCCTGACGCGCACCTCCCCGGCCCACGCCTCCCTGGAAGGCATCACGGTGGGGCCGCGGGGAGGCACGCCGGTGGCCGTCGAGTCCGTCCGGGCCTAA
- a CDS encoding non-ribosomal peptide synthetase — protein MTSAPGGGQWQASASFIHALFEFQADTRPEAIAVRSEQGSLTYRQLDERANQVAHALRAWGVGPEHRVGLCTGRCLEMMVGLLGILKAGGAYVPLDPVYPRPRLAFMLEDARVSVLLTRSDVEGVLPLEARRVLRLDEAGALAREPVSRPKPLAAPEHLAYVLYTSGSTGRPKGVQVEHRSLLNLAESLGQTFGLAEDSHVLQYASLCFDVSLWEILAAWVGGGTLHLMPPEALLPGPALLDLLRARAITHAALPPSVLAVLPDAALPALKVLVSTGEECPASVAARWSPGRRFFNAYGPTEATVHATLFEGTGGARPPPIGRPMGGMSAYVLDEQLRPTAGDAVGELYLGGKGIARGYLHRPELTAERFVPHPETGERLYRTGDSARWLPDGNLDYLGRRDHQVKIRGHRVEPGEVEHVLAQHPAVRAGVVVGREDVPGAMRLVAYLAVRPGPTPGPSGWRRLVREALPEYMVPAVFVELPALPLSPNGKVDRQALPAPGKARPALAAPFRPALTPLECTLESVWSQVLGVSPVGLDDDFLELGGDSLRAATMAARVRETFAVDLSPHELLRGCTLAQLAGRTEALSQAPREVTPLVPAARPERLPLSFAQQRLWFLEQLSPGTAVYNLPFLLRLSGPLDVPALKQALEALVLRHETLRTTFPLVGGEPVQRIASPAPVPLPWLDGRMLPEGEGEARLAELVRTELARPFALGEGPLLRAHLVSLRETEHVLLLAIHHAVCDGASMEVLLRDLTALYEGFLHGEPAALPGLPVQYADYTLWQQQWMRGPVLERGLAFWRQQLEGAPRAVDLPVDKPRPETPAFRGATVAFEIAPATSQALEAWARAEGATPVMALLAGLGILLQRCTGSDEVLVGSPVAGRDRSELEGMVGFFVNTLVLRVSLHGNPTFRELLSRVRERSLAAYAHQDIPFEKLVEALRPERDGGHQPLFQVMFAPQRPPPEAVTREGLTWRLSEADIQTAPFELTWNVWERDGRWEGTLLYSTELFEADTADRLIRDFKAILEEASQAPERRLSQDGRPHRWGGAEGASVAEIEAALVALPWVEEGAVRLRRSLSGKTWRVAYVVSSTRTPVAPAQLELPPPLTPDGVIPLHCLPRTSTGRVDEEALRQLPLLDEAAARQWEERLRQRPGIGDAAVAFLPWREPPAFLHLADVLPGFQAEISGSEALPPVETVEAPRREPGALALMAFSDGGPLVLPPGAPRTLVEALVRTAAAAPDRGITYVGADGAEQYQSYPELLHEARCVLTGLRERGLGPGARVILQLGSLREHCTCLWACLLGGMTPVTVAIAPAYEKHNAVAVKLHNIWELLGHPPVLTSARLVSALEGLRTRFPMEALQLLCVEDLQGRPPAANLHPAKPEEVAFLQLSSGSTGVPKCIQETHWGLIHHFHAEAQVNGYIPDDVSLNWLPFDHVAPTLIYHLGVAYLGHAQVHSSTEWVLGDPLRWLDLMEKHRVSYSWSPNFGFKLVSDAVRQAPHRAWRLDRLKRLMNAGEQVTAPVIREFIQVLAPFGLRTQVMQPGYGMAELCTAITYQNDFHPERGVHRAAKSSLNGPLVLKDTEDASTVTFVEVGPPNPGVQLRIVDENLRLLPEGVIGRVQARGAVVTPGYLHNEAANREAFVGEGWFNTGDSGFLWRGRLTLTGREKEMIIVRGSHLYCHEIEDMVRDIGGVEPTYVGACSVDVSALGTEGFAIFFVPRETALAGWARIATEMRTRVTARLGAAPTFIVPVPREEFPRTTSGKIQRGVLKKALEGGRFAQTLRALDLHQGNANTVPAWFFRKVWRPKEASPRAPVPGGACLLFLKGEGLGPLLREALLREGRRCITVTPGPAFARTGPDAFCLAPADAEAYPRLLATLAEEGVRLAQVLHLWTADAQGAPPPAEVQREGVLSLLLLTQALTRQREDATPLRLQVVSHHAQSTSPGEDVEPDKALMLGLIQTIPQEVPWLDARHLDLPRGAPEEEVPWVLRELEALPREREVAWRRGQRLVPRLEQVPPSALGPRSPPFVSGGVYLLSGGLGSLAVELSRRLLKQFRARLLLLGRTPLEAPHAGARREAWKELVALAAKQGGAVHYEAVDAGDAGALGDAVSRAEARWARPLDGILHLAGVLEERILAEETVEHFLSVLRPKVEGTRALEQLLGTRPGAFFVGFSSVNASFGGFSVAAYSAANRFLEHFVEARRGAQGTRHFCFSWSQWEVTGLVLSETEERLANARGYQTLSLSRGWNSLLVALGHASGNLLVGLDARSLPIRVRMDGVLARAVQPQAFVTGSPGQDTGAGAALPEVRDGLGLRTPAPVLQRVERIPRTASGAVDTGALLALENGLPRAAQERLALQGEAERKVAAIWKEALGVEEVGALDNFFELGGHSLLLSQVRGRLAQDFGRPLPVLELFRYPTVRTLAAYLSGQGAPPSGGEQIEERARKQRSAQGRHRMRHSVKGRIGQDE, from the coding sequence ATGACATCGGCCCCCGGCGGTGGGCAATGGCAAGCCTCCGCCTCGTTCATCCACGCGTTGTTCGAGTTCCAGGCAGACACACGTCCGGAGGCGATCGCCGTCCGCTCGGAGCAGGGCTCGCTCACCTACCGTCAATTGGATGAGCGCGCCAACCAGGTGGCCCATGCCTTGCGCGCCTGGGGCGTGGGGCCGGAGCACCGGGTGGGGCTGTGCACCGGGCGGTGTCTGGAAATGATGGTGGGCCTGCTTGGGATTCTCAAGGCCGGGGGCGCCTATGTGCCGCTGGACCCTGTCTATCCCCGCCCGCGTCTGGCCTTCATGCTGGAGGATGCCCGCGTCTCCGTGCTCCTGACCCGCTCGGACGTGGAGGGGGTGCTGCCGCTGGAGGCCCGGCGCGTCCTCCGGCTCGATGAGGCGGGGGCGCTGGCGCGGGAGCCGGTCTCCCGCCCTAAGCCGCTCGCGGCGCCGGAGCACCTGGCGTATGTGCTCTACACCTCGGGCTCCACGGGGCGGCCCAAGGGTGTCCAGGTGGAGCACCGAAGCTTGCTCAACCTGGCGGAATCCCTTGGGCAGACATTCGGGCTGGCAGAGGACAGCCATGTCTTGCAATACGCCTCGCTCTGTTTCGATGTCTCGCTCTGGGAGATCCTCGCGGCGTGGGTGGGTGGGGGAACGCTTCACCTGATGCCCCCGGAGGCGCTGCTGCCGGGGCCCGCGCTGCTGGACCTGCTGCGCGCGCGTGCCATCACCCACGCGGCGCTGCCGCCCTCGGTGCTCGCGGTCCTTCCCGATGCGGCGCTGCCCGCCCTGAAGGTGCTGGTCTCGACGGGGGAAGAGTGCCCCGCGAGCGTGGCCGCGCGGTGGAGCCCCGGCCGGCGCTTCTTCAATGCCTATGGGCCGACCGAGGCGACCGTGCACGCCACGCTCTTCGAGGGCACGGGGGGGGCGCGGCCGCCCCCGATCGGCCGCCCGATGGGGGGGATGAGCGCCTACGTGCTGGATGAGCAGCTCCGGCCCACCGCGGGGGACGCGGTGGGCGAGCTGTACCTGGGGGGCAAGGGGATCGCCCGCGGGTATCTCCACCGGCCCGAGCTGACGGCGGAGCGTTTCGTTCCCCACCCGGAGACGGGGGAGCGCCTGTACCGGACGGGGGACTCGGCCCGGTGGTTGCCGGATGGGAACCTGGACTACCTCGGCCGGCGGGACCACCAGGTGAAGATCCGCGGCCACCGGGTGGAGCCCGGCGAGGTGGAGCACGTGCTCGCCCAGCACCCGGCGGTGCGCGCCGGGGTGGTGGTGGGCCGCGAGGACGTTCCCGGGGCGATGCGGTTGGTGGCCTACCTCGCCGTCCGGCCGGGGCCCACGCCGGGCCCCTCGGGGTGGCGCCGCCTCGTCCGGGAGGCGCTGCCGGAGTACATGGTGCCCGCGGTGTTCGTGGAGCTGCCCGCCCTGCCCCTCTCGCCCAATGGCAAGGTGGACCGGCAGGCCCTCCCGGCGCCGGGAAAAGCCCGCCCCGCGCTGGCGGCCCCCTTTCGCCCTGCCCTCACGCCGCTCGAGTGCACCTTGGAGAGCGTGTGGAGCCAGGTGCTCGGCGTGTCCCCGGTGGGGCTCGACGATGACTTCCTGGAGCTGGGCGGAGACTCCCTGCGGGCGGCCACGATGGCCGCGCGCGTGCGGGAGACCTTCGCGGTGGACCTGTCCCCGCATGAGCTCCTCCGGGGGTGCACCCTCGCCCAGTTGGCCGGGCGCACCGAGGCCCTGAGCCAGGCGCCCCGGGAGGTGACCCCCCTCGTGCCGGCCGCGCGACCGGAGCGGCTGCCGCTCTCCTTTGCCCAGCAGCGGCTGTGGTTCCTGGAGCAGCTCTCCCCTGGGACGGCTGTCTACAACCTGCCCTTTCTCCTGCGGCTCAGCGGGCCGCTGGACGTCCCCGCGCTGAAGCAGGCGCTGGAGGCGCTGGTCCTCCGCCACGAGACCTTGCGGACCACGTTTCCGCTCGTGGGAGGCGAGCCGGTGCAACGCATTGCCTCGCCGGCCCCCGTGCCCTTGCCGTGGCTCGATGGGCGCATGCTCCCGGAGGGCGAAGGGGAGGCCCGGCTGGCGGAGCTCGTCCGGACGGAGCTGGCGCGGCCCTTCGCCCTGGGCGAGGGGCCCCTGCTCCGGGCGCACCTCGTCTCCTTGCGCGAGACGGAGCATGTCCTGCTGCTGGCCATTCACCACGCCGTCTGTGATGGCGCGTCCATGGAGGTGCTGCTCCGGGACCTGACGGCCCTCTACGAGGGCTTCTTGCACGGGGAGCCCGCCGCCTTGCCAGGGCTGCCGGTCCAGTACGCGGACTACACACTCTGGCAGCAGCAGTGGATGCGGGGGCCGGTGCTGGAGCGGGGGCTGGCCTTCTGGCGGCAGCAACTCGAGGGGGCTCCGCGCGCCGTGGACTTGCCGGTGGACAAGCCGAGGCCGGAGACGCCGGCGTTCCGCGGCGCGACCGTGGCCTTCGAGATTGCCCCCGCGACGTCCCAGGCGCTGGAGGCGTGGGCCCGGGCCGAGGGGGCCACCCCGGTCATGGCCTTGCTCGCGGGGCTTGGCATCCTGCTCCAGCGTTGCACGGGCAGCGACGAGGTGCTGGTGGGAAGCCCCGTCGCGGGGCGGGACCGGAGCGAGCTGGAGGGGATGGTTGGCTTCTTCGTCAACACCCTGGTCCTGCGCGTCTCGCTTCACGGGAACCCCACCTTCCGGGAGCTGCTCTCCCGGGTGCGCGAGCGAAGCCTGGCGGCGTATGCCCACCAGGACATTCCCTTCGAGAAGCTGGTGGAGGCGCTCCGGCCGGAGCGGGACGGAGGCCATCAGCCCTTGTTCCAGGTGATGTTCGCGCCCCAGCGCCCGCCGCCCGAGGCGGTGACGCGCGAGGGGCTGACGTGGCGCCTCTCGGAAGCCGATATTCAGACGGCGCCGTTCGAACTCACCTGGAACGTGTGGGAGCGGGACGGGCGATGGGAGGGCACGCTTCTCTACAGCACCGAGCTGTTCGAGGCGGACACCGCGGACCGGCTGATTCGCGATTTCAAGGCCATCTTGGAAGAAGCATCCCAGGCGCCGGAGCGGCGCCTGTCTCAAGACGGGCGTCCCCACCGCTGGGGCGGCGCCGAGGGCGCGAGCGTGGCCGAAATCGAAGCGGCCCTGGTGGCGCTCCCGTGGGTGGAGGAGGGGGCGGTGCGGCTGCGGCGCTCCCTGTCGGGCAAGACATGGCGCGTGGCCTACGTGGTCTCCAGTACCCGCACGCCCGTGGCGCCCGCACAACTGGAGCTTCCGCCCCCCCTGACCCCGGACGGGGTCATCCCGCTCCATTGCCTGCCGCGCACCTCCACCGGCCGGGTGGATGAAGAGGCGCTGCGGCAACTGCCCCTCTTGGATGAGGCGGCCGCCCGGCAATGGGAGGAGCGGCTGCGGCAGCGGCCCGGCATCGGCGATGCCGCGGTGGCGTTCCTTCCCTGGCGGGAGCCTCCCGCCTTTCTCCACCTGGCGGATGTATTGCCTGGATTTCAGGCGGAGATTTCCGGAAGTGAGGCGTTGCCCCCGGTGGAGACCGTGGAGGCGCCGCGCCGGGAGCCCGGGGCCTTGGCCCTGATGGCCTTCAGCGATGGCGGGCCGCTGGTGCTTCCCCCTGGTGCGCCCAGGACGCTGGTCGAGGCGCTGGTGCGCACGGCGGCGGCGGCCCCAGACAGGGGAATCACGTACGTGGGCGCGGACGGCGCGGAGCAATACCAGAGTTATCCAGAATTGTTGCACGAAGCCCGGTGTGTGCTCACGGGCTTGCGTGAGCGCGGCCTGGGGCCGGGCGCGCGGGTCATCCTGCAACTCGGCTCCCTGCGCGAGCACTGCACCTGCCTCTGGGCGTGTCTGCTGGGAGGGATGACACCGGTCACGGTGGCGATTGCACCGGCATACGAAAAGCACAATGCCGTGGCCGTGAAGCTTCACAACATCTGGGAATTGCTCGGCCACCCGCCGGTGCTGACCAGTGCCCGGCTGGTGTCCGCATTGGAAGGCCTGCGCACGCGGTTTCCCATGGAAGCCTTGCAATTGCTCTGTGTGGAGGACCTCCAAGGCCGCCCCCCCGCCGCGAACCTCCACCCGGCCAAGCCGGAAGAGGTCGCATTTTTACAGCTCAGCTCGGGCAGCACGGGGGTGCCCAAATGCATCCAAGAAACCCACTGGGGGCTCATTCACCATTTCCATGCCGAGGCCCAGGTCAACGGATATATCCCAGACGACGTCTCATTGAATTGGCTTCCGTTCGATCATGTGGCACCGACGCTGATCTACCACCTCGGCGTGGCGTATCTGGGACACGCCCAAGTTCACTCCAGCACCGAGTGGGTCCTGGGGGATCCACTGCGCTGGCTGGATTTGATGGAGAAGCACCGTGTCAGCTACAGCTGGTCTCCCAACTTCGGCTTCAAACTGGTCAGCGATGCCGTGCGGCAAGCGCCGCACCGCGCCTGGCGGCTCGACAGGCTCAAGCGGCTGATGAACGCGGGGGAGCAGGTGACGGCCCCCGTCATTCGCGAGTTCATCCAGGTCCTGGCGCCCTTCGGGCTCCGGACGCAGGTCATGCAACCGGGGTACGGCATGGCGGAGCTGTGCACTGCCATCACCTACCAGAACGACTTTCATCCCGAGCGCGGGGTTCACCGGGCCGCCAAGTCCTCTCTGAATGGGCCGCTGGTGCTGAAGGACACCGAGGATGCGTCCACGGTGACGTTCGTGGAGGTGGGTCCCCCCAACCCGGGGGTGCAGCTGCGCATCGTGGACGAGAACCTTCGGCTCCTGCCCGAGGGGGTGATTGGGCGGGTGCAGGCCCGGGGCGCCGTCGTGACGCCGGGCTATCTCCACAATGAGGCGGCCAACCGGGAAGCTTTCGTGGGCGAGGGCTGGTTCAACACCGGGGACTCTGGCTTCCTGTGGCGGGGGCGGCTGACGCTCACCGGACGCGAGAAGGAGATGATCATCGTCCGGGGCTCGCACCTGTATTGCCATGAGATTGAAGACATGGTGCGAGACATCGGCGGCGTGGAGCCGACCTATGTCGGGGCTTGCAGCGTGGATGTCTCCGCGCTGGGCACGGAAGGGTTCGCCATCTTCTTCGTGCCCCGGGAGACAGCACTCGCGGGGTGGGCCCGCATCGCCACGGAGATGCGCACCCGCGTCACCGCGAGGCTGGGGGCCGCGCCCACCTTCATCGTTCCCGTTCCACGCGAGGAGTTTCCCCGGACGACCAGCGGGAAGATCCAGCGCGGGGTGCTCAAGAAGGCCCTGGAGGGTGGGCGGTTTGCCCAGACACTCCGGGCGCTGGACCTGCACCAGGGCAATGCCAACACCGTGCCCGCGTGGTTCTTTCGGAAGGTGTGGCGGCCCAAGGAGGCCTCGCCGCGAGCGCCCGTGCCCGGGGGTGCCTGTCTTCTCTTCCTGAAGGGCGAGGGGCTCGGTCCGCTCCTGCGCGAGGCGCTCCTCCGGGAGGGCCGGCGGTGCATCACGGTGACGCCGGGGCCGGCGTTCGCCAGGACGGGGCCCGATGCCTTCTGTCTGGCGCCGGCGGATGCGGAGGCCTACCCCCGGCTGCTGGCCACCCTGGCGGAGGAAGGGGTGCGGCTCGCGCAGGTGCTGCACCTGTGGACCGCCGATGCTCAGGGGGCCCCGCCGCCGGCGGAGGTTCAGCGCGAGGGGGTCCTGAGCCTGCTGCTCCTGACGCAAGCGCTTACCCGGCAGCGGGAGGACGCGACGCCACTCCGGCTCCAGGTCGTCTCCCACCACGCGCAGTCCACCTCACCCGGTGAGGACGTGGAGCCGGACAAGGCGCTGATGCTGGGGTTGATCCAGACGATTCCGCAGGAGGTGCCCTGGCTCGATGCCCGGCACCTGGACCTGCCCCGGGGCGCGCCGGAGGAGGAGGTGCCCTGGGTCCTGCGCGAGCTGGAGGCCCTGCCCCGCGAGCGCGAGGTGGCGTGGCGCCGGGGCCAGCGGCTCGTGCCGCGCCTGGAGCAGGTTCCCCCCTCGGCGCTGGGCCCGCGGAGCCCGCCGTTCGTCTCCGGAGGCGTGTATCTGCTCAGCGGGGGGCTGGGCTCGCTGGCCGTCGAGCTGTCCCGCCGCCTGCTCAAACAGTTTCGAGCCCGGCTGTTGCTCCTGGGCCGGACACCCCTGGAAGCCCCTCACGCCGGGGCGCGGCGCGAGGCCTGGAAGGAGCTGGTGGCGCTGGCGGCGAAGCAGGGCGGCGCGGTGCACTACGAGGCGGTGGATGCCGGCGACGCCGGTGCCTTGGGGGACGCGGTCTCCCGCGCCGAGGCGCGGTGGGCCCGGCCGCTGGACGGCATCCTCCACTTGGCCGGTGTCCTCGAGGAGCGGATCCTGGCCGAGGAGACGGTGGAGCACTTCCTCTCGGTGCTGCGGCCCAAGGTGGAAGGAACGCGGGCCCTGGAGCAGCTCCTCGGCACGCGGCCGGGCGCGTTCTTCGTGGGGTTCTCCTCGGTGAACGCGTCCTTTGGAGGGTTCTCCGTGGCCGCCTACTCCGCCGCCAATCGCTTCCTGGAGCACTTCGTCGAGGCGCGGCGAGGGGCGCAAGGCACGCGCCACTTCTGCTTCTCCTGGAGCCAGTGGGAGGTCACGGGCCTCGTCCTGTCGGAGACGGAGGAGCGTCTGGCCAACGCCCGTGGCTACCAGACCCTCTCCCTGAGCCGGGGATGGAACTCGCTCCTGGTGGCGCTGGGGCATGCGTCCGGGAACCTGCTGGTGGGCTTGGATGCCCGGAGCCTTCCCATCCGCGTGCGCATGGACGGGGTGCTTGCGCGGGCGGTCCAGCCGCAGGCCTTCGTCACCGGCTCGCCGGGACAGGACACCGGCGCCGGAGCGGCTTTGCCCGAGGTCCGGGATGGGCTGGGGCTGCGCACGCCCGCGCCTGTCCTCCAGCGGGTGGAGCGGATTCCCCGGACCGCGTCGGGCGCGGTGGACACCGGCGCGCTGCTGGCGCTGGAGAACGGCTTGCCCCGGGCGGCGCAGGAGCGGCTGGCGCTCCAGGGCGAGGCGGAGCGGAAGGTCGCCGCCATCTGGAAGGAAGCGCTCGGGGTGGAGGAGGTGGGGGCGCTCGACAACTTCTTCGAGCTGGGAGGGCACTCGCTGCTGCTGTCCCAGGTCCGCGGCCGGTTGGCGCAGGATTTCGGAAGGCCCCTGCCCGTGCTGGAGCTGTTCCGCTATCCCACGGTGAGGACCCTGGCTGCATATCTCTCCGGGCAGGGGGCTCCTCCCTCTGGAGGCGAGCAGATCGAAGAGCGGGCTCGCAAGCAACGTTCGGCGCAGGGCCGTCACCGGATGCGCCATTCCGTGAAGGGCAGGATCGGACAGGATGAGTAA
- a CDS encoding class I SAM-dependent methyltransferase: MPPVHAPPYARVILEHLRGGDFDLSQLFGRHIHWGWWERAQDGDGTLPDFEAAAERMCHRLFEAGGLRDGMSVLDAGCGFGGTTAALDARFQGVSLTGLNIDARQLERAREQVRPSPGNTVAFVEGDACAMPFPDASFDAVLAVECIFHFPDRQRFFEEARRVLRPGGRLVVSDFVPRRAFAPVLGAQDLLFGAYQRRISGFVDIRYPLERYRALAQRTGFTPLAERDITANTLPTYTVVRRLMPRKFGTQAALSMTGLLTLELVTRLDLLRYMILSFSRC; encoded by the coding sequence ATGCCTCCAGTGCATGCTCCCCCCTATGCCCGGGTCATCCTGGAGCATTTGCGCGGAGGTGATTTCGACTTGAGCCAGCTTTTCGGCCGCCACATTCACTGGGGCTGGTGGGAGCGCGCGCAAGACGGAGATGGCACGCTGCCTGACTTTGAAGCCGCCGCGGAGCGCATGTGCCATCGATTGTTCGAGGCCGGAGGGTTGCGCGATGGCATGAGCGTGCTGGATGCCGGGTGTGGCTTTGGCGGCACCACCGCCGCGCTGGATGCCCGCTTTCAAGGTGTTTCACTGACGGGCTTGAACATTGACGCACGGCAATTGGAGCGTGCCAGGGAGCAGGTGCGGCCAAGTCCTGGCAACACGGTTGCCTTCGTGGAAGGGGACGCCTGCGCCATGCCCTTTCCAGATGCCTCGTTCGATGCGGTGCTTGCCGTTGAATGCATCTTTCATTTCCCGGACCGCCAGCGCTTCTTCGAGGAGGCCCGCCGCGTGCTCCGGCCCGGGGGGCGCCTGGTCGTCTCGGATTTCGTTCCCAGGCGCGCCTTCGCCCCGGTGCTGGGCGCGCAAGACCTGCTCTTTGGCGCCTACCAGCGCCGCATCTCCGGCTTCGTGGACATCCGCTATCCGCTGGAGCGCTACCGCGCCCTGGCCCAGCGCACGGGCTTCACCCCCCTGGCCGAGCGTGACATCACCGCGAACACCCTGCCCACATACACGGTGGTGCGCCGGCTGATGCCCCGCAAGTTCGGCACGCAGGCGGCCCTCTCCATGACGGGTTTGCTGACGCTGGAGCTCGTCACCCGGCTGGACTTGCTCCGGTACATGATCCTCTCCTTTTCACGGTGTTGA